The Mangifera indica cultivar Alphonso chromosome 19, CATAS_Mindica_2.1, whole genome shotgun sequence nucleotide sequence TGCTGCACCTACAGGGAGCGGGAAGACCATATGTGCAGAGTTTGCCATTTTAAGAAATCATCAAAAAGCATCTGATAGTGTCATGCGTGCTGTATATATAGCACCGATTGCAGCTCTTGCTAAAGAACGCTTCCGTGATTGGGAGGAGAAGTTTGGTCACCATCTTGGAATGCGGGTTGTTGAGTTAACTGGGGAAACAGCAATGGATCTGAAACTGCTTGAGAAAGGGCAGATAATTATTAGTACTCCAGAGAAATGGGATGCTTTATCCCGCCGCTGGAAGCAGAGGAAGTATGTGCAGCAGATTAGTCTTTTCATTGTTGATGAGCTCCACCTGATTGGGGGTCAAGGTGGTCCTGTCTTGGAGGTGATTGTTTCTCGAATGAGATATATTGCCAGCCAGGTTGAAAACAAGATCCGTCTTGTGGCTTTGTCTACTTCTCTTGCAAATGCCAAGGATCTTGGAGAATGGATAGGGGCTACCTCTCATGGCCTTTTCAATTTTCCTCCTGGGGTTCGTCCTGTGCCTCTGGAAATACATATTCAGGGAGTGGATATAGCCAACTTTGATGCAAGGATGCAAGCTATGACAAAACCCACATACACTGCAATTGTCCAACATGCCAAGAATGGAAAGCCTGCACTTGTATTTGTCCCTTCAAGAAAGTATGTCCGACTCACTGCTGTGGATCTGATGACATATTCAAGTATGGATGGTGATCAGAATTCAGCTTTTCTGTTGCGGTCCCATGAAAACTTTGAGGAATATCTTAGTGGTATCAGTGAAGAGATGTTGAGAGCCACTTTACGTCATGGAGTGGGGTACTTGCATGAGGGTTTAAGCAGTTATGATCAAGAAGTTGTTTCAGAGCTATTCAAAGGTGGATTCATTCAGGTTTGTGTTATGAGTAGTTCTCTCTGCTGGGGAGTGCCATTGACGGCACATTTGGTGGTTGTGATGGGAACACAATATTATGATGGGCAGGAAAATGCTCATACAGACTATCCTGTTACAGATCTATTGCAGATGATGGGTCATGCCAGTCGACCTCTGCTTGATAATTCTGGGAAATGTGTCATCCTATGTCATGCCCCTCGTAAAGAATACTACAAGAAGTTCTTGTATGAAGCTTTTCCTgttgaaagtcatttgcatcaTTTCCTACACGATAATTTCAATGCAGAAGTTGTTGCGGGAGTTATTGAGAACAAGCAAGATGCTGTGGATTATCTCACTTGGACGTTTATGTACAGGAGGCTCACTCAAAATCCAAACTACTACAATGTCCAGGGTGTAAGTCACAGGCATCTCTCTGATCACCTCTCGGAGCTGGTTGAAAACACATTAAGTGATCTGGAATCAAGCAAGTGCATCATTATAGAAGATGAAATGGACCTTTCTCCTTCGAATCATGGCATGATTGCATCTTACTATTATATCAGTTATACTACTATTGAACGGTTCAGTACTTCTTTGACTCCGAAGACAAGGATGAAGGGTCTTCTGGAGATTCTTGCTTCAGCTTCAGAGTATGCACAACTACCTATACGTCCTGGGGAGGAAGAGGTTGTTCGCAGGTTAATTAATCATCAGAGATTTTCATTTGAGAATCCAAGATGCACTGATCCACATGTTAAGGCAAACGCTCTTCTTCAAGCACACTTTTCTAGGCAATCAGTGGGTGGGAACCTTGCATTGGACCAGCGGGAGGTACTCCTTTCTGCTAGTCGATTGCTTCAGGCTATGGTTGATGTTATTTCAAGTAATGGTTGGTTGAGCCTTGCACTTCTGGCAATGGAAGTAAGTCAAATGGTGACTCAGGGCATGTGGGAACGTGATTCCATGCTTCTTCAGCTCCCGCATTTCACAAAAGATTTGGCAAAGAAGTGCCAAGAGAATCCTGGAAAGAGCATAGACACAGTGTTTGATTTGGTGGAGATGGAGGATGATGAGAGGCGTGAGCTCCTGCAGATGTCCGATTCACAGTTAACCGATATTGCAAGGTTTTGCAATCGTTTCCCCAACATAGACATGTCTTATGACGTACAGGATGGTGATAATGTAAGGGCTGGGGATGACATCACATTGCAAGTCACCCTTGAGCGAGATGTGGAGGGGAGGACGGAGGTGGGACCTGTTGATGCTCCCAGATATCCTAAAGCCAAAGAAGAAGGCTGGTGGCTTGTTGTTGGTGACACCAAGACTAACCAGTTGCTTGCCATTAAGAGGGTGTCACTCCAAAGGAAGTCAAGGGTCAAGCTTGATTTCGCTGCTCCTGCAGAAGCTGGAAGGAAATCATATACTCTGTATTTTATGTGTGATTCATATATGGGCTGTGACCAAGAATATAGTTTCGCTGTTGATGTCAAAGAAGCAGGCAGCCCTGATGAGGATGGTGGACAAGAATGAACAGAAAGTTGTGACTCTACTTTGGACTCTCTACTTTTAGTACAGCGTAAACACTATTTTATTTTGCTGAAGTCTCTTTTTAACTCAAATGTTTTTGCAATGAGGGGCTTGTATAACATGAAAGTATCTGGCTATCTGCAAAGGTCTGTATTAGATTTATATTAGTATCTGCTAAAATTTGGGATGCTCTGCATGTTTCACAGAAGCTAGAACTGTGCTATACATTTCTCAACTTGTTCTAATTATGCAGGCATGTAAAAGAGATTGGTAATCGGGATCTTCTCTTTTCGCAGTTAGTGCTGTTTGATTGTTTCATATTTGCTGGATGCAGGGACGAATTCAAAATCTGTTGCATGTATTGTTTGCTCATTATGCagatttatataaacatttggTTGAAACCATTCTAATCTGTGTTTAGATGTATGTCCAAATTAGAGCTTGATTTGTTTCTAGTTGCTCAAGCTCGAATTGAATTAAGTTCAACTCAAGGATTTGACTTATTTCCATAAGATGAATCAAATTGGATGTTCCTGTAATACAGAGTCTGGTTTGAATATGGTTTTGGTAAGTGTTGTTCATTAGGTTTGAACGaaacaagttcaaatttgatttggcCCAAACCCTTGTACTCTTTCAATGATTTGTTTATTCTTAAATTGTTTGATCGAATCAAACTGAATCTGTTTTGGATTTAAACTAAGCTTGAGCTTTGTTTGGGTTCAGGTAAGTGGAATCCGCCCCTGGCTGATGGAGCGAAACTATAGAAATGAAAACTGGTGCAACTCTGTTCTAAATTATTCAGTACTAAGCAAAGCAAAGCTGACGTTAGATTATTATACGATAATCACAAACACGGAGCATCATACAACACTTTAGGAAGAACAAGTAAACAACAAGGGACCTTTATACGATGCTTCGACTCTAATCTTCATAGACTCGACACTCGTCAGTCTCAGGATTGTCTTGGCAAAAGAATTCAAGCGGATCTTGTTCCTCAAGTTTGCGTCTGAGATCTGCCTTGGCTTGGCTCACTTCTTCCACTTCATCCCACGCAACCTTGCATTCGTCAGAGGTCATATCTCCCTCACACACTTGCTTTGCTTCAATCACTTTCTGCTCGATCATTTCCGTCAGATGCTTCTCCCTCATATGCGTCCCCTTGAACTTCGCCATTCCCGTGGCCTTCACGCTCATGTTCCTTCTCTCCGCCTTCTTCTGCTGAACCGAAACTGTTACTATGACTTTCTTTGAACAGAAACAAGACGATCTCGAAGCCAAGAACGATGTTCTTGTTGTTCCTGTTGAAGCCAAAGATGCCATATTCAATGCAATCGCTTTTTTCAAATTCCTCGCTCGCTTCGCCGATCGTTTTCgttcttgtttgttttgttcCTTCTTTATAAAATGCGACTGGTTGGCTCCGAGCCTAATCAATAGAGTTTAGTGTTTATTGTTAAATTACTAAGCAACCCTAGACTTCCATCAGTAACTTATGGGCTTTCTAGTAATTTTGCGTCATTGTGGTAGGGGCCTTGGATTTGACCAGGACGGTGACGTTCAATTATTTGTGGACAGCGTTTACAAGAGCTATCGATACCAACCACCGCCTTTGGAAAGTTGGGATAAGTTCCAAATACAAAGCTGAAAAGACTGCTTTGCCATTGGTATAATACCTCACTTATAACTAAAGTTTTACTTTATATTCATGAGttccaaacttttttattttttgaagagTAAATTACTACTTTACACTTGAGGTTTGGGTAAGCCATAGATTTTCACCCACTGaaatcttaaattataattttttacctgaaatttaaatatattaatattgtaaataattgtgttactttaaatatttaattatcctTGATCACGACTGTTGGCAATCCGACTTTGTTTGTCAtggaatttaatttgaaaacttgaTTGGGTGGAATCGCATCTTGGTTGATGTGATTTACCAGCTAAAATTATAACCAATGGGTAATCCAATTCTTGCATTGGAAAAAGTGTAAATCATAGAATTGTCCTTTTTCAAATCTGATTCAAGGTTAAATcttgtaaataatattaagcCTCAAGTTAAACTAGATTAacgttatttaattaatacttaAATGCTACAGGCTTTGCTTGTTCCTGGGCCCCTAAGTGCAACGAGGACACTATAAGTCTTGGCCCAGCCTCGTTAATCGACCTATGTATTgtatcatttcaaaattttaatcttgtttCCATCATTTCTATTCTCCGAGATTAATGGAGGATTTCCAGATTCAGAGCATAGATCCAGAGACAGAGTTTCTTGCATCCAAACAAGAAACTGAGAATGAGTGGGAACTCTTCAAGGTAAACATTAGGCATTTGAAGAGAGGCCGCAACATGCGTCTGCTTAACAACTCCCTTGCCTCACACAACGACATTCAACTTAAGAAGTCTCTACTTGAAAATCGAAGGTTCTTATTCCTTCCTGTATAttcttcttgtttgtttttatgCGCTTCTTTAATCCgcctattcttaatttttttttttttttaggaggCTGATTGAAGCTATCGACGAGTACCAAGGTGACGATCCTCTCCACCCATGGATCCACTGagtgttttatgttatacaacttGATGGTTcccaaaatacataaaagataaagagaaatgaatttgttttatcttttacatTCAAGGTGTATAAAATGGGCTCAAGAGGCTTTTCCTGCTGGTGGAGACAGTTCAGGATTGGTTGTGATATATGAACAGTGTGTTCGCACGTTTTGGCATTCAGAACGTTACAAGGATGATCTGCGCTACCTTGTTGTGCGGCTGGAATACGTGagtttatttttctcttcaaatatTTCCCTGCTTTGGATTTTCTTGTGTCTCACTATGAACATTTTCTTTTGCGGGCTGAAAACTGTGTTGATGCAGAAGTCATTTTCAGTTTCCTGAAGGCCAATAATATTGGGAAGACGCATTCTGCATATTACATAGCCTATGCTTTGTATATGGAATCCAAGTCTAAGATGAAAGCTGCAAATGACCTATTCAACCTTGGAATATCTAGGCAAACTTCTGTCTGATTTCACATGCAATAAATAGTAGATTGAAATCCATGCTTATATATTGAACCAATAATTTTCCATGCTTTAAGAAGAGTGGTTTTGCACATTGGATTATTTGTATGCGGGTTGATGTTATCGTTTCAATCAAACAACCATGCATGAATTAGCAAAAGTAGGACCATATTGTCAAATTTATAGTTGGACTGTACTGTCAAGGGCTGGCTCTGGAgtacaaaattcaaataattttcaacacCTTGGTGTTTTGGGAATGACATGACAACACAATAGCCCAATTTTGATCATGAATGGGATCAATAATGTTACAGTAGCATCAAATCCTTTAAGAAATTCTTCGTTTCAATTCTAATGCACATCATTCGAGAAATTTGCATAAATTAGGATCTTAgttctcttttccttttaacAGGAATGCTCAACCGACAGAAAAATTGACTATGCCTACAAAAAGTTTCTTGTACGCTCAATGA carries:
- the LOC123203172 gene encoding calvin cycle protein CP12-3, chloroplastic-like gives rise to the protein MASLASTGTTRTSFLASRSSCFCSKKVIVTVSVQQKKAERRNMSVKATGMAKFKGTHMREKHLTEMIEQKVIEAKQVCEGDMTSDECKVAWDEVEEVSQAKADLRRKLEEQDPLEFFCQDNPETDECRVYED